The DNA region ACCCGACCCCACTGCTCCTGGGTCTGAGCGAGCTCGTTGCCGAGACGCGCCTCTTCATCGCGGAGCCGCGCCGCCCGCGCCCGCAGTTCTTCGGCCTGGCGCTTGAGTTGCGCGATCTCGGGGCTGGCCGTGGTGACCTCCGCCTCGACCGCGAGCCAGCGCTCCCGCTCGGCCTCCACCGTGACCACATCGATCTGCTCCCACGTGAGGTCCTCGATCTTCGCGAAGGATGTCGACCGCGCCTCGATGCGGTCGAGGGCGGCCTCGGCCTCGTGCGCAGCGGACGCGCACTCCTCGTGCTGCGCCGTCAGCCGCCGCAGCTGTTCGTCGATCTCGCGCAGGCGACGGTCGTTGGTGAAGCCCAGGACGTTGCTGCGCCCCTGCCCTCCGTGGGCACCTCGACTCCCCTGGGACACCTGGCCGCTGATCGTGAGGGTCTTCTGGTGTGCGCCCAACTGCGACGACGAGTCGACACAGACGTATCCGAAGCGATCCTGAAGTCGCTGCTGAAGCCAACCGGTGAAGGGCGTCGAGAGGTACTCGAGCCGCCCGGGAAGCGTCTTCGGGTCGGCGTTCCGCACCTCGGGGATGCCGGTATGGACGCCTTCGTAGTTCAGACGTTCCGGGGTGCGCACGGAGTTGATGGCCGTGCGGAACGAAGCGAGGTGCTCGACGTCGATCAGAAGCGTCCTGGCGAAGCCTCCGAGCGCGAGGTTGAATGCCTCCCGCCACGGCTCGAACTCGGTCCGCAGCTCGATGAGCTCGCCGACGAACGGAAGATCGGCCGGGTCGAGCCCGACCGCTTCTGCGAGCAGGCTGCGCGACTCGTCGAGATGCGCGGGGATGCTCCCGCGTACGCGACTCGTCTTCTCACGCTCCTCGCGCAGGCGGCGGATCTCGGCCTCCGTCGTCCGGCGTGTGCTCTCGGCATCGGCGAAAGCAGCACGGGCAGCACGGATCTCGGACTTCGGAGCCGACCCCCGAACGTCGGCGGCGAAGGCGTCGAACTGCGCGGCGGTCTCCACCTCCGCTCCCAGCTCCCGGACGATGATGTCGAACTTCGCCCGCTCCCGCCGGACGTCGTCCACTCTGCGCTCGGCGACGCGGAGTTCGCGCTGAGCTGTCTCGAGACGGTCGCCGCCGGACTGGCGCAGCACGTCGAGAAGCCCTTCGCGCTCGACATCCGCGGCATCGACGAGAGCACGTTTCTCGCGCACGGCAAGACTCAGCGCGCGGGAACGATCCCCCAGCTCGACCTCCACGTCGCGCAGGAGATCGAGGCGTCGCTGCGCGTTCCAGAGGGCGGCCAGAGAGGTCGGATCCGTGAACACGCCGACCTCGTCGATCACGCGCACACGCTCGGACGCCGAGACGATGCGGTCTTTGATGCCCCGGATCGGCTCGAGCGCGTTCACCTGCTGCTTCGCCGTGAGCATCCTCATGCGCGTGCTCTCGAGCTCGTCGAAATGCGCCACGACGGCATCTGCGGTGGCCATGGTCTCGGGCTCTTCGAGGACGAGCTTCTTGTACAGATCGTCGACCGTCGTGATCTGCTGCCCGGCCTGGATCCTCGCCAGAAGACTGATGGCCTTGGCGCCGGAGCCGGCCGCACCGATCCCGAGCACCGCCTGTAGGCGCGCCGCGAACTCACGGTCCGTCGCGAGGGTCTCCAGCCCCGTCGCCCGCACCGACGCATCCGAGAGCCGCTGCGTCGCCGCGCGCTCCAGCAGTCCCAGATCGAACGCCCCGTTCACGGTGGCCCTGACCCGCGTCGTGTCCTCGAGGACGCGCGCATCCGCGGGGATGTACCACGCACGCACGGCCGTGAACCGCGACCCGTCGTGGTCGATCCACGTCGTCGCGATCGCACTCCACGTGTCCTCCCCGTCTCCGCGGAGCACACGCAGCTTCGTGCCCTCCTCGGTGCGGGATTCGTCGATCTTCCCTCGCCCGTAGGAGAGGATGTTCCGCTGCTCCTCGCCGCGCGGGCGACCCGTCACACCACCGTTCGACGCTCCGTTGAACGGCGTCGTGTGCGGCATCATCAAGGCGATGTACGCATCCATCAACGTCGACTTGCCGGAGCCCGAGCCTCCGCAGAGCAGGGTCGCGTGCGGCGAGAAGCGCACACGATGGGGTCCGCCGTCGTACCCGCCCCAGTTGATCAGCTGCAGCTCGTCCGCCACCCACTGCTGCCCGCGCGAACCCGCCGGGATGAGGCCGAAGAGCGTGTCGACCATGGTCATCGTTCCACCGCTTCCTGCGACCGCAGCCAGTCGCGGAGTTCTTTCAGGGTCTCGGCGCTCAGGACGACCTCGACGAGCGCGCTGATGCGATAGCGCCCGCTGGTCTCCTCCTGCACGATGCCCTCTCGATCCAGGCGATCCATCGCGTTCCGGATCGCCTTCTGCTGCCGGGCTGTGCCGCCGTCGACGTCACTGAAGTAGCTCAGCACGGTCTGCTCGAGATCCTCGATGTCGATGCGCACGGATGCCTCGCCGGCGGCGGACTCGCGCTGATAGACCGTGCGCAGATGCACGAGAACCAGGGTCTCGGCGCGTGTGTACGGCGCGTCCTTCAGCAACACCGGCATGTCGATCTCGTCGGAGCGCAGCTGCTGCTTGTATGCGAACCCGCGGCCGTGGTCGACGACCAGGCGGAGGTAGAGGTCGTTCAGGCGCGACTCGATCACGTGCTGATGGTCGAGCAGCAGGGCCCATTCCCGGCGGTTGCGCTCCGCGGCGATGAAACGGCGCTGGAGGATGTGCGCGAGCAGGCGCCGGATCTCGGGGTCCAGCGTGCCGCGGTCACCCGCGAAGTGCTCCTCGATGTCGTCTTCCATCGGGACCGGGGCGATGAACGGATCCTCGACCGGCGTCTCCGTCACGAGGCTCTCTTCAGGCATGTGATTCTTCCTTCGGGTTGCGCGCCGTGACGGCGCCGAAAGCGAAACGTCGCGTCGATCCGTCCGGACGCCGCGCTTCGACCACCGAGACCTCCTCGCCCTCGGTCATGCCGTTGCGGTGCGCGATCTCGAGCAGTCCGACGAGGTCGACAGGACGACGGGTATCGTCGGCTCCCTGGGTGAACGCCGCCGCGAGGTCGAACTCCGGGCCGAGACCCGACACGTACTCCTCGAGCTCCGCATACCGCGGACCGCCCCACGCGCGGGAGTCGACGTCGGCGAACTCGACGTCGTCGGCGTCCGCGAGAGGTGCGGGGACGGCCGGCGGGCGGATGCTGCTCACCGTCTGCCTGAGGTGCCCCAGATCTGCGAGCGGGAGACTGCGCACCGGCGAGTCGCTCGCCCCCGCACCGTCCCAGATGTGGAGAGCGGCGATGACGTCGCGCAGCAGATCGTCGATCTGACGGTCCCGCAGCGGATCGTGGGTCTTCACCTGGCCGGTGATGACGTGCGACGCTCGACGCTGTGCGGCGAGGACCTCTTCGACGCCGAGCTCGACCCGACGTCCGATGGCGTCGAGTTCGGCACGCTGCGTGCTGTCGAGCATGCGGGCGAACGGCTGCCGGAGCAGGCCGTGCAGTTGTTCGGTGAGCGCGTCGATGCAATCCGGATCGCCGATCAGCCGCAGGGCGCCGGAGAACGCGCGCCCCTCCGGGGTCGAGTTCATCACGTCCTGCGCGCGTCGCAGATACTCGCGGAGCACCTCGCCGGTCGGGCGCTCGTCACGCCGCAGATGGGCGACGACGTCGCGCTGCATGAGCTTGAGCGACTCGGCGACGCGGGTGAAGTCGGCGGGGAGCTCCCGTGCCAGGTGCAGCACGTTCTCCGCTTCTTCGAACAGCTCTTCATCGTCGAGCGGATCCGCCCTGCCCGATTCCTCGATCCGATCGATCTCGGCGTCGAGTGCCGCCCGCTCCTTCCGAAGACGAGCCAGGCGACGCTCGGGATCGGCCTCGGCGCTGTCGGAGAGGTGCTCCACGGCGTCGAGGAGCGTTCGCACACGGGAGTTGGATACACGTGTGCGCCCCCCGCCCGTGCGTCCGGCGATCTCCAGCGCCTCGACGGCGTGCGCGGAGAGTCGGTACACCTCGATGTCCTCGTCGATCTGCTGCACCAGCCAGCCCAGTCGCACCCAGTTCCGCGCGACGTCGCGGCCGGTCCCTGCGGGAACCCGGCGGTCGTCGTCGTCGTCGCCCGCTCCCCTCAGCTCATCGAGGATCTCGGCGAGCTCGGCCTGGGCGTCGGCGATCGGGATGGATGCCCGGTCTGCCGTGAACAGCAGCGAGAGGGACGCGACGACGAAGGGCGCGAAACGTCCGTGAAGGAGGTCGAGAGTCGGCGTGCTGAATGCGGTGACAGCGCGCGAGAATGCCGCTTCTGCTCGTGTTCCTGTCACGTATTCACATTACTCGGCGCCCTCGACATCGCCGGACGCGACGCGGGGTGACGACGCGAGCTGATCCGCTACCGCGAGAACTCGGTGCGCGTGAGGGGTGTGCTCTCCCGCGATGCCGTGACGAGGAACGTGACGGTGTCGGGCAGGTAGCGGTCCTCGCCGTACTCGATCGGCTCGCCTGCCGGGGTGTAGCTCACGCGGCGCACCCGCAGCAGCGCGCTCGCCCGACGCACGCCGAGCAGCTCGGCGTCGGCGCTGGACACGGGGACGGCATCGATGGCGTGCTCGGCGAACGCGGTCACGATCCCGAAGTCACGCGAGAGCGCCTCGACGACGGAGGCCTCGTCATCGGCGATCGAGGCCAGCCGATCGGCGATCCAGTCCGGGTAGCTGGTGCGCTCCAGCATCACGTCGCGGCCGTCGATGCTTCGCGTCCTGGTCACGCGCAGCACACGCGTCCGCGGGCTCACCCACAGGCGACGCGCCTCCGCCGCGGTCGCCTCCCCGAACTCCTTGCGACGCACCTGCCCGCCCGGCGCCAGAC from Microbacterium sp. SY138 includes:
- a CDS encoding SbcC/MukB-like Walker B domain-containing protein — protein: MTMVDTLFGLIPAGSRGQQWVADELQLINWGGYDGGPHRVRFSPHATLLCGGSGSGKSTLMDAYIALMMPHTTPFNGASNGGVTGRPRGEEQRNILSYGRGKIDESRTEEGTKLRVLRGDGEDTWSAIATTWIDHDGSRFTAVRAWYIPADARVLEDTTRVRATVNGAFDLGLLERAATQRLSDASVRATGLETLATDREFAARLQAVLGIGAAGSGAKAISLLARIQAGQQITTVDDLYKKLVLEEPETMATADAVVAHFDELESTRMRMLTAKQQVNALEPIRGIKDRIVSASERVRVIDEVGVFTDPTSLAALWNAQRRLDLLRDVEVELGDRSRALSLAVREKRALVDAADVEREGLLDVLRQSGGDRLETAQRELRVAERRVDDVRRERAKFDIIVRELGAEVETAAQFDAFAADVRGSAPKSEIRAARAAFADAESTRRTTEAEIRRLREEREKTSRVRGSIPAHLDESRSLLAEAVGLDPADLPFVGELIELRTEFEPWREAFNLALGGFARTLLIDVEHLASFRTAINSVRTPERLNYEGVHTGIPEVRNADPKTLPGRLEYLSTPFTGWLQQRLQDRFGYVCVDSSSQLGAHQKTLTISGQVSQGSRGAHGGQGRSNVLGFTNDRRLREIDEQLRRLTAQHEECASAAHEAEAALDRIEARSTSFAKIEDLTWEQIDVVTVEAERERWLAVEAEVTTASPEIAQLKRQAEELRARAARLRDEEARLGNELAQTQEQWGRVTDDVDSCQSVIDSAAASGLVLADGHASFLDSRFLHAETGGSATAAQRLTHLDTALRTAAQRLLDDRREAAEAHEQQRESMRRLMTGFLERWDTLTILPDPDASVGEFESILEALQTNGLHELETEWRDSLLKLSGNDLTSLDSTLSRSLREIKDRIDPINRIMEELPFYDDDHRLQITPRENQTEARKRFRRELREVRGLIDAAATDAERETVYRKMSRLIARMRRTAPDFAELIDVRNHVRVSAERVTAATREHVALYDHIGEKSGGESQELVAFIVGAALRYQLGDAGAARPRYAPVFMDEALIKADAHFTKRAIGAWRGLGFQLVIGAPNDKYSAIEPHVDVEYDILKDTRGRSWAKAKVGLPEAGV
- a CDS encoding DUF4194 domain-containing protein, with the translated sequence MPEESLVTETPVEDPFIAPVPMEDDIEEHFAGDRGTLDPEIRRLLAHILQRRFIAAERNRREWALLLDHQHVIESRLNDLYLRLVVDHGRGFAYKQQLRSDEIDMPVLLKDAPYTRAETLVLVHLRTVYQRESAAGEASVRIDIEDLEQTVLSYFSDVDGGTARQQKAIRNAMDRLDREGIVQEETSGRYRISALVEVVLSAETLKELRDWLRSQEAVER
- a CDS encoding DUF3375 domain-containing protein — its product is MTGTRAEAAFSRAVTAFSTPTLDLLHGRFAPFVVASLSLLFTADRASIPIADAQAELAEILDELRGAGDDDDDRRVPAGTGRDVARNWVRLGWLVQQIDEDIEVYRLSAHAVEALEIAGRTGGGRTRVSNSRVRTLLDAVEHLSDSAEADPERRLARLRKERAALDAEIDRIEESGRADPLDDEELFEEAENVLHLARELPADFTRVAESLKLMQRDVVAHLRRDERPTGEVLREYLRRAQDVMNSTPEGRAFSGALRLIGDPDCIDALTEQLHGLLRQPFARMLDSTQRAELDAIGRRVELGVEEVLAAQRRASHVITGQVKTHDPLRDRQIDDLLRDVIAALHIWDGAGASDSPVRSLPLADLGHLRQTVSSIRPPAVPAPLADADDVEFADVDSRAWGGPRYAELEEYVSGLGPEFDLAAAFTQGADDTRRPVDLVGLLEIAHRNGMTEGEEVSVVEARRPDGSTRRFAFGAVTARNPKEESHA
- a CDS encoding GntR family transcriptional regulator, which produces MLPATPRSHREIMSDLMTRIIDGEFSPGSRLPSETKLSLHYGSTRGTIRRALAGLEDRGLVSPVQGAGWTVRSGRQSQSFEELRSFAQWARSKGLAPGGQVRRKEFGEATAAEARRLWVSPRTRVLRVTRTRSIDGRDVMLERTSYPDWIADRLASIADDEASVVEALSRDFGIVTAFAEHAIDAVPVSSADAELLGVRRASALLRVRRVSYTPAGEPIEYGEDRYLPDTVTFLVTASRESTPLTRTEFSR